The Rubricoccus marinus nucleotide sequence TCTGGTCCCTCTGCCGCAGCCCGGGCCGCGAGCAGCGGATCGGTTGGACGGGCGGCAGCGAGCGAGCGGTTGACAACCCACGCGAACGGCTCAACGCCAGCACGTTGGAGGTCCGCTTGAAGCGCAGCGGCCTCACGAACCGGCGTGGTCTCCGCAAGGGTGACGACCAAAACGCGAGTAAACGCAGGGTCCTGGAGGCGCATCAGCGGCGTCGTCACGCGTCCGTCGGGAAGCCCGCTCGACCGCAAGACCTCGCGGTGGTAGCTGCCCGTCGCGTCGAGGAGCAAGAGAGTGTGGCCGGTCGGCGCTGTGTCCATCACCACAAACCCACGCGCGGCCTGACCAACAGCGCGGCTGAAGGCGTGAAACACGGCGACCTCCTCGGTGCACGGGCTCCGCAGATCCTCGAAGAGGATCTGTAGGGCGTCGCTATCGAGGCTCGCCCCCTTTGTTCGGAGCACGCGCTCGGTGTAGCGGCGAGTCTCCTCGGCCGGATCTATCCGGCTCACGGAAATCTGGCCTGGCACGTCATCACCTAGTGTGTCGCTCAGGTGCGCCGCCGGGTCGGTCGTCGTGAGGTGAACGGCGTGGCCTCGCCCGGCGAGTTCGGCGGCAACAGCTGCGGCAACGGTCGTTTTTCCCACGCCGCCTTTGCCCATCACGAGGACGAGCCCCTTTCCGTCGGCCTCCACTTCGTCTACGATTGCCGCGAGGTCGCCAACCTCGCTCGGGAGCACTGAAGAACTCACCTCTTGGGGTAGAGGACGAGCTTCGTGACCGGAGGCCAAGTCCCGGAGCGCCGACAACCCGACCAAGTTATGAGGCCGGAGCGCGAGGGTCTCAACTGGAAGCGCCGCGAGTGACGCAGGGAACTCTTCTAGCGAAACCTGTGCCTGACGTTCGATTGCCGCTGCGAGAGGGTCTCCTGGGTCTGTCGCCTGGAACATGCCGTTGACGACCAGTCGCTGCCCTGCCACGCCAAGCGCGGAGAGCTCCGCCGCGGATCGCGCCGCTTCTGCGAGCGCTGACGGCTCGGGCCGTGCCACCAACACCAGGATCGTTCGCGCGGGATCGCGAAGCGCTTGGGCCGCTGCCTGATACCTCTCGCGCTGAGTTTCCAGCCCACTTGCAGGTCCCAGGCACGAAGCCCCGCCGGGGTTCTCATCGATAAAGCCGCTCCATGCCGCAGGCAGTTCGAGAAGCCGGAGTGTGTGCCCCGTTGGAGCCGTGTCAAACACGACCACGTCGGCGCCAGAGGCCTCGCCCTCACCTGCCAACATCGATGCGAAGCGGTCGAACGCGGCGATTTCAGTCGTGCAGGCACCTGAGAGGCCTTCCTCGATGCCCCTCAAGGCATCATCAGGTAACACGCCTCGCATGGGGCCCACGACGCGCTCGCGGTACTCGCGGGCGGCCGCTTCGGGATCTACGTTGAGAGCTCGCAAGCCTGGAACCGTCGCGACGTCAGAGGCCGTCGGCCCTACGGGCGCACCGAGCACGTCGGCAAGGTTGGAGGCAGGATCGGTCGAGACGAGAAGCACGCGGCGGCCGGCGTCGGCGAGCGCAACAGCCGTCGCGCACGCCAGAGACGTTTTGCCAACGCCGCCCTTGCCCGTAAAGAAGAGAGTGGGTGTTGGGGACTCGATAAAGGACAGCATGGTGGAGGAGCGAGGGGGCAAGTACAGGGCTAGCAACACGACGAGCCGGGGCCAAAATTGGCGACGCCCAGACCGATGACGGGCATGGGGTCGGCACACACGATCGACGCTAGCTCAGCGCGGCTCGGGTACCGACCGTGCGAGACGATGCGCCCCCCAATCACGAGAAGCGGTAAGACGGACGTTCCAACGACGTTCACGGCCTGCACTACTGAGGGCTCGGCCACGAACGCCTCGGGCTGCTGAGCGAGGTTGAACCGCTCGACAGCGACGCCAGAGGCCTGCAGAGCCACAAGATCAGCGGCAAACTGGACGAGGGCTGGGTCCACATCGGGCCCGCATACGCCTGTGGAGCAACACTGTGGTGGGTCATAGACACGGAGCGTGGTCGCGCCCGTAGTCGCCGGGGGGGCGGCATCTGTCGCCGGGCGCGTGCCGCGGACGGTGATGCTGAAGAGTGAGGCTTCGGCGCCGCCGGGCAGGAGGTCGGTTGGCAGAGCGATCGGCCGCTCGGTGACGACTTCGACTCCGTCGAACCCGGCGTCAGCCAGGAGTGCGAGGTAGTCGTCCTGGTCCAGCGCGCCGGCCACACAGCCGGCGTAGAGTTCGGCGGAAGCTCGGGTGGATGCCGGCAGTTCCCCCCGGCTCACGACGTCGGAAATGCAGAAGTGGCCGCCCGGACGGAGCACGCGTGCCGTCTCGGCAAACGCCTGGGCCTTGTCGGGAACGAG carries:
- the arsA gene encoding arsenical pump-driving ATPase; translated protein: MLSFIESPTPTLFFTGKGGVGKTSLACATAVALADAGRRVLLVSTDPASNLADVLGAPVGPTASDVATVPGLRALNVDPEAAAREYRERVVGPMRGVLPDDALRGIEEGLSGACTTEIAAFDRFASMLAGEGEASGADVVVFDTAPTGHTLRLLELPAAWSGFIDENPGGASCLGPASGLETQRERYQAAAQALRDPARTILVLVARPEPSALAEAARSAAELSALGVAGQRLVVNGMFQATDPGDPLAAAIERQAQVSLEEFPASLAALPVETLALRPHNLVGLSALRDLASGHEARPLPQEVSSSVLPSEVGDLAAIVDEVEADGKGLVLVMGKGGVGKTTVAAAVAAELAGRGHAVHLTTTDPAAHLSDTLGDDVPGQISVSRIDPAEETRRYTERVLRTKGASLDSDALQILFEDLRSPCTEEVAVFHAFSRAVGQAARGFVVMDTAPTGHTLLLLDATGSYHREVLRSSGLPDGRVTTPLMRLQDPAFTRVLVVTLAETTPVREAAALQADLQRAGVEPFAWVVNRSLAAARPTDPLLAARAAAEGPEIEAVARDHAPTGPDGPRLAVLPYLPEPPVGASRLRALAGDAVLV
- the arsD gene encoding arsenite efflux transporter metallochaperone ArsD, with translation MTNTLSDAALRQSVRDKYAAVARGEALSCCGPDNSCETEIEMIGDAYDGVDGYVSAADLRLGCGLPVEHAGLALGQRVLDLGAGAGLDAFVARRVVGDSGQVFGVDFTPGMVEKARQNAAALGYTNVRFECGDIEALPFPDAAVDVVISNCVLNLVPDKAQAFAETARVLRPGGHFCISDVVSRGELPASTRASAELYAGCVAGALDQDDYLALLADAGFDGVEVVTERPIALPTDLLPGGAEASLFSITVRGTRPATDAAPPATTGATTLRVYDPPQCCSTGVCGPDVDPALVQFAADLVALQASGVAVERFNLAQQPEAFVAEPSVVQAVNVVGTSVLPLLVIGGRIVSHGRYPSRAELASIVCADPMPVIGLGVANFGPGSSCC